The Longimicrobium sp. sequence CGAAGTAGCTGAGGTGCGCCACCGGCTCGTCCGCGGCCAGCGCGCGCATCCCATGGAGGGTGAAGATGCGCCAGTCGCCGCCGTGGCGCTCCCAGTAAAAGGGCTCCGTCCACCCGTTCTCCTGCACGGTGGCCCACCCGGCGGAGAGCCAGAGCTCCGGCCGCCGGTAGCCGCCATCCGCCATGAACTCCAGGTACTCGCCGTTGGTCACCAGCCGGCTGGCGAGCTGGAACGGCTCGATCCACTCACGGTGGCGCGGGCCCTCGTTGTCGTACGCGAAGGCTTCCCCCTCGTGCCCGATCCGCTGCAGCCCGCCCTCGAAGCCGATCCAGCGCAGGGGGGCCGCCTCCCCCGCGGGCTCGGGGACGCGCTCCAGGTACACGGGGCGCAGCGGGTTCACGGAGAAGACGTGCTTGAGGTCGGTGAGCATCAGCTCCTGGTGCTGCTGCTCGTGGTTCAGCCCGATCTCCACCAGCGGCTGCAGTGTGGCCGCGAGCTCGTCGTCCGCCCCATCCAGCAGCTCCAGCATCCGCACGTCCACGTGCCGTCGGTACGCGAACACCTCCGCCACCGTAGGGCGCGAGATGTAGCCCCGCTGCGCCCGGCAGTGCCGCTCGCCCGCGTGCACGTAGTACGAGTTGAAGAGGTACAGGTACGCCGGGTTGAGCGGCTGGTACCCCGCGAGGTGCGGCACGAGCACGAACTGCTCAAAGAACCAGCTGGTGTGCGCCAGGTGCCACTTGGTGGGGCTCACGTCCGGCATCGACTGGACGACGTAGTCCTCGGTCGCCAGCCCGTCGCACAGGCGGTCGGTAAAGGAGCGCACGGCGGTGTATCGCTGCGCCAGGGCAGGGGGCGATTCGAGGATCAGGGTCGCCAAGGGGGGCCGTCCTCCTGCAAGTGGGTCGGGTGGGGATGAGCGCCGGGCTGCGCGGAAGCGATACGACGCCGGGCCGCGGCGCGGATTCCCGCGCTACCGCACGCGCCGGAGCTCGGGCACGCGCAGCGTGACGGCCAGCACGATCAAAAAGAGCGCCGCGGCCCCGGCGGCGAGGGCGGCGGGGGCGCCGACGGCGCGCGAGAGGGCACCGGCCTGCAGCGCGCCGATGGGGGTCATCCCCAGGAACATGAAGACGTACACGGACATCACCCGCCCCCGCAGCCGGTTGGGAACCAGCGACTGGAGGAGGGCGTTGAGGGTGGCGTTGTTGAGGATCATGGCGAACCCCGCGCACCCCAGCAGCACCAGCGCCGCGGGTAGCGTGCGGGCGAATGTGAAGGCGAAGAGGAAGGCGCAGAACGCCAGCGACGACCACACCATCAGCCTCCCGCGAGGCAGCCGCCCTCCTCCTGCGGCCAGCGCCACACCCCCCGCCAGCGCGCCCAGCCCCGTCGCCGCCAGCAGGTAGCCTAGCCCGGTGGCGCCCACGTGCAGCACGTCGCGCGCGAAGACGGGGAGGAGCATGGCGTAGGGGAAGGCGGTGATGCTCATCGCCGCGATCAGCCACACCAGCGTCCTCACCAGCCGGTCGCCGCGGATGAAGGCGAGCCCCTCGCGCAGGTCGTCCAGCGTGGAGGTGGTGCGCTCCGGTGGATGGAAGCGCGGGAGGCGCATCATCATCAGCCCCACCACCACGAAGAGAAAGGAGACGGTATTGGCGTAGAAGCACGCGGCCACCCCCGCCACCCCGATCAGCCACCCCGCCAGCGCCGGCCCGATGATGCGCGTGCCGTTGAAGGCAGACGAGTTGAGCGCGATGGCGTTGGGGAGGTCCTCCTTTCCCACCAGGTCCACGAAGAACGACTGGCGCGTGGGGACTTCGAAGGCGTTTGCGGTGCCCAGCACCAGCACCAGCAGGAGGAGCACCGGGTAGGTGATGAGCCCCAGGTGCGTGAGTACGGCCAGCGCAAGCGACTGCGCCCCCATCACCAGGTCGGCGATGAGGATGATGCGCCGCTTGTCCGCGCGATCGGCCACCACGCCGGCCCACAGGGTGAAGGCGAGCGACGGAAGCGACCCCGCCGCCGTCACCACGCCCAGCAGGAGCGCGGAGTTGGTGAGCTCCAGCACGAGCCACCCCTGCGCCGTGCTCTGCATCCAGGTGCCGCAGAGCGACAGGATCTGCCCCGCGTAGAAGACGCGGAAGTTGCGGTGCCGCAACGCAGCGAGCGCCCCCCGCTGCGCGGGCGGGCGCTCCGCTCCATCTTCGGCGGGTTCCTTCAACGTGCCACCCCCGGTGCGAGTCGTCTGCGGGCCGCACAAGATAGCGCGGCGGAGCGCAAACGGCAGGGCTCACACTTGAGGGTAAACGGCTGATGGGCTCACGCGAAGGCGCAAAGACGCAAAGAAAGTACTTCCGTGTCTTTCCTTCGCGCCTTAGCGCCTTTGCGTGACATCCTGTTTCCGATGCAGTTTACTCTGCGCGCACGGCCACCATCGGATCGACCCGCGCCGCGCGGGTTGCGGGCACGGCGCCGGCGGCGAGGGCTGCCAGGGCGAGCACGAGGGCGGCGACGCCCATGACGGCGGGGTCCGTCGCCTCCAGGCCGTACAGAAAGGAGGAGACGAAGCGGCTCATCGCCAGCGACAGCACGACGCCCAGCACCACGCCGGGAGCCACCATCCGCACCATGTCGCCCAGCACCATCCTCACCACGCGGCGGCCGGGAGCGCCCAGCGCCATGCGGATGCCGATCTCGCTGCTGCGGCGCGCCACCGAGTACGCCACCGTGCCGTACAGCCCCAGCACCGCCAGCAGCAGCGCCAGCCCCCCAAAGAAGGCGGCCAGGGTGGCGAGCAGCCGCTCGCGCAGGAGCGAGGCGGCCACCTGGTCAGAGAGGGTGCGGAGCTCGAATACGGCGCCGGGGGCCGCATCCCGCAGCAGCGCGCCCACCGGGCGTACGAGCGACCGCGGATCCCCACCGCGCACCACGAAGTTGAGCGGAGCCTTTTCCTGCTGGCCGGCGGGCAGGTACATCGTGGCCTCGCCGCCGTCGCGCAGCGAGCGGTACACCGCGTCCTCCACCACGCCCACCACCTCCACCTCGATGGGCTCCATGGGGCCCGCGCTGTACCGGATCCGCCGCCCTACCGGCTGGGCCGCACCGAAGATGCGCCGCGCCATCGCCTGGTTGATCACCGCCACGGGGGCGGAGCCCTCGCGGTCGCCGGGCGCAAAGTCCCGCCCGGCCAGCAGGCGGGTGCCCATCGCCGCGAAGTAGCCGTCGCCCACGGCGTTCAGCCACACCATGGTGTCGTCCGGCTTCGCGGGCTGGTATCCATCCACCTTGATGTCCGTGTTCCACATGGAGCCGCCGATCGGCGTCAGATCCGCCGCGCCGGCGCCGCGCACGCCGGGCAACGCGCGCAGCCGCTCCAGCACCTGCTGCTGCATGGCCCGCCGCGCCGGGGGGGAGAGCTGCCGGGCGGACCCGCCGACGGAAACGATCAGCACTTCCTCGGGGTCGAAGCCGGGGTCGAGCCGCTGGAGCCGCGAAAAGGTGGAGAGGAGGAGCCCCGCGCCCACCACCAGCACCATCGACAGCGCCATCTGCCCAACCACCAGCGCCCGCCCCGCGCCGCGGCCGAGAGCCGCGTCGGTGCCGCGCACCTGCCCCCGGAGCAGCCCGTGCGGCTCGCCCCGCGCGGCCTGCCACGCCGGGGCCAGGCCGAAGAGGAGGCTGGTGA is a genomic window containing:
- a CDS encoding MFS transporter; the encoded protein is MKEPAEDGAERPPAQRGALAALRHRNFRVFYAGQILSLCGTWMQSTAQGWLVLELTNSALLLGVVTAAGSLPSLAFTLWAGVVADRADKRRIILIADLVMGAQSLALAVLTHLGLITYPVLLLLVLVLGTANAFEVPTRQSFFVDLVGKEDLPNAIALNSSAFNGTRIIGPALAGWLIGVAGVAACFYANTVSFLFVVVGLMMMRLPRFHPPERTTSTLDDLREGLAFIRGDRLVRTLVWLIAAMSITAFPYAMLLPVFARDVLHVGATGLGYLLAATGLGALAGGVALAAGGGRLPRGRLMVWSSLAFCAFLFAFTFARTLPAALVLLGCAGFAMILNNATLNALLQSLVPNRLRGRVMSVYVFMFLGMTPIGALQAGALSRAVGAPAALAAGAAALFLIVLAVTLRVPELRRVR
- the egtB gene encoding ergothioneine biosynthesis protein EgtB; protein product: MATLILESPPALAQRYTAVRSFTDRLCDGLATEDYVVQSMPDVSPTKWHLAHTSWFFEQFVLVPHLAGYQPLNPAYLYLFNSYYVHAGERHCRAQRGYISRPTVAEVFAYRRHVDVRMLELLDGADDELAATLQPLVEIGLNHEQQHQELMLTDLKHVFSVNPLRPVYLERVPEPAGEAAPLRWIGFEGGLQRIGHEGEAFAYDNEGPRHREWIEPFQLASRLVTNGEYLEFMADGGYRRPELWLSAGWATVQENGWTEPFYWERHGGDWRIFTLHGMRALAADEPVAHLSYFEAEAFARWAGARLPTEAEWEVAAATVPLRGNLAESGRFHPAPAAGDRLLQMFGDVWEWTRSQYVPYPGYQPPPGALGEYNGKFMCNQFVLRGGSCATSETHIRPTYRNFFPPDATWQFTGVRLARDV